A window of Lacibacter sediminis contains these coding sequences:
- a CDS encoding peptidase domain-containing ABC transporter: MANYQAGKDLKRPLQRLLQVLNLERKEIGAIYFYAILAGLLQLAVPLGVQAIINFVLAGRISTSIIVLIILVVISVFFTGLLQVNQMKIIEKIQQRIFTRYSFEFAWRIPRLDLKKIDQYYLPEFVNRFFDTVNLEKSLSRLLLDIPAALIQVLFGLILLSLYANVFIIFSLLVILILFVIIRVTYARGLSTSLDESEYKYEVAGWLEEIARVLKSFQFSRGSSLPMDKTDALVTKYLHARTSHFRILLMQYWTLIGFKILVTAGMLIVGAVLLVGNEINVGQFAAAEIVILLVLASVEKLIRSLDKIYDILTSVEKLGKVIDKPLESEGTLRPDSSANGLSVTVNDLHFSYNDQTSILQQLSFNVKQGEKICIKGGDGSGKSTLLKLLTGAYADFGGSILINDIPIGNYNPALLRAETGILFHQQDIFQGTLYENISLGDTSVTTSQITTLATQLGVSDFISSLKNGFDTQIDAAGKRLSSAVIRKVLLLRALVSHPKLLLLEEPWFGFDADCREKVQQYLLQKIPGTTVIVISNDDVYARRCNRVLYMQDGRIVKEEQPTVNR; this comes from the coding sequence ATGGCAAATTACCAGGCAGGAAAGGACCTTAAACGTCCGCTGCAACGCTTATTACAGGTATTGAACCTGGAGCGAAAGGAGATTGGTGCAATTTATTTTTATGCAATTCTTGCAGGGTTATTGCAGCTTGCTGTGCCATTGGGTGTGCAGGCCATTATCAACTTTGTACTTGCCGGCCGTATATCTACTTCCATTATTGTTTTAATTATTCTTGTTGTGATCAGTGTATTCTTTACCGGTTTGCTGCAGGTAAACCAAATGAAGATCATTGAAAAAATTCAGCAACGGATCTTCACCCGTTATTCATTTGAATTTGCATGGCGTATCCCCCGTCTCGATTTGAAGAAGATCGATCAGTATTATTTACCTGAGTTTGTCAACCGTTTTTTCGATACCGTTAATTTAGAAAAAAGCTTAAGCCGTTTGCTGCTCGATATTCCGGCGGCATTGATACAGGTATTGTTTGGTTTGATCTTGCTCTCTCTATATGCGAATGTATTTATCATCTTCAGTTTACTGGTTATTTTGATCCTGTTTGTTATTATTCGGGTAACATACGCAAGGGGTTTGTCAACCAGCCTCGATGAAAGTGAATATAAATATGAAGTTGCCGGATGGCTGGAGGAAATTGCACGTGTATTGAAATCATTTCAGTTTTCCAGAGGTTCATCATTGCCCATGGATAAAACAGATGCACTGGTAACCAAATACCTTCATGCACGCACCAGTCATTTCCGGATTCTGTTAATGCAGTACTGGACATTGATCGGGTTTAAAATTCTGGTAACGGCAGGTATGTTGATTGTTGGTGCTGTATTGCTCGTGGGTAATGAAATTAACGTGGGACAGTTTGCAGCAGCAGAGATCGTTATTCTGTTAGTACTGGCGTCAGTTGAAAAATTGATCCGCAGCCTTGATAAAATATATGACATTTTAACCAGCGTTGAAAAGTTAGGAAAAGTGATAGATAAGCCGCTCGAATCAGAAGGAACATTACGCCCCGATTCATCTGCAAACGGATTATCAGTTACGGTAAACGATCTGCATTTCAGTTACAACGATCAAACATCGATACTGCAGCAACTTTCATTCAATGTAAAGCAGGGAGAAAAAATTTGTATTAAAGGCGGTGATGGTTCAGGTAAATCCACGCTGTTAAAATTACTCACCGGTGCTTATGCAGATTTTGGAGGAAGCATATTGATTAACGATATACCGATCGGTAATTATAACCCTGCATTGCTGCGTGCAGAAACAGGCATCCTGTTTCACCAGCAGGATATTTTTCAGGGTACATTGTATGAAAATATTTCTTTAGGTGATACTTCGGTAACAACTTCACAGATCACAACACTTGCAACGCAGCTTGGAGTCAGCGATTTTATTTCTTCTCTCAAAAATGGATTCGATACACAAATCGATGCAGCAGGAAAGCGCTTGTCCAGTGCCGTTATACGAAAAGTATTATTGCTCCGTGCATTGGTATCGCATCCAAAATTATTATTGCTCGAAGAACCATGGTTTGGCTTTGACGCAGATTGCCGTGAAAAAGTGCAGCAATACCTGCTGCAGAAAATACCAGGCACAACTGTGATCGTCATTTCAAACGATGATGTGTATGCACGAAGGTGCAATCGTGTTTTATATATGCAGGACGGACGAATTGTAAAGGAAGAGCAGCCAACTGTTAACCGTTAA
- a CDS encoding L-serine ammonia-lyase, with product MSYEPISVFDMFKIGVGPSSSHTLGPWRAAQRFVQSIQTMQPLEQVATVRVLLYGSLAKTGKGHGTDVAIQLGLCGEDPVTFDVNSIDARIRDIADMNEILLGGKHEVAFDPREDIDFLMTESLPYHPNAVTFLASFNDGTSIAETWYSIGGGFVVKENEESTGHAQVQLPFPVDTAEDLLHWCMKTGMSISEVVMENENAWRSEEETKQGVINIWRVMHECMFKGCHTEGYLPGGLNVKRRGAGLNKKLLQQKSYTDFQEWVEAIRSGGNDFKYTLDWVSCFALAVNEENASFGRVVTAPTNGAAGVIPAVLMYYVCFCNGADEEKIIRFLLTASEVGSIFKKGSTISAAMGGCQAEIGVSSAMAAAALTECMGGTQRQVLMAAEIAMEHHLGLTCDPIAGLVQVPCIERNTMGAIKAITASQLALQSTPDFAKVSLDAVVKTMWDTAKDMNHKYKETAEGGLAINIPIALPEC from the coding sequence TTGTCATACGAACCTATTTCCGTTTTCGATATGTTTAAGATCGGCGTTGGCCCATCCAGCAGTCATACGCTTGGGCCATGGCGTGCCGCTCAACGTTTTGTTCAGTCAATTCAAACAATGCAACCGTTAGAGCAGGTGGCAACTGTGCGTGTGTTGCTTTATGGGTCATTAGCGAAAACAGGGAAAGGGCATGGAACTGATGTCGCTATCCAGTTAGGTTTGTGTGGTGAAGATCCTGTTACATTTGATGTAAATTCTATTGATGCACGCATCAGGGATATTGCTGACATGAATGAAATTCTTTTGGGAGGAAAGCACGAAGTGGCTTTTGATCCAAGAGAGGATATTGATTTTTTGATGACGGAGAGTCTTCCTTATCATCCTAATGCCGTTACATTTCTTGCTTCATTTAATGATGGCACTTCTATAGCTGAAACCTGGTACTCCATTGGTGGTGGTTTTGTGGTAAAAGAAAACGAGGAGTCTACCGGCCATGCACAGGTGCAGTTACCTTTTCCTGTTGATACGGCCGAAGATCTGTTGCATTGGTGCATGAAAACAGGCATGAGTATCAGTGAAGTGGTGATGGAGAATGAAAATGCGTGGCGCAGCGAAGAGGAAACAAAGCAAGGCGTAATCAACATCTGGCGTGTAATGCATGAATGTATGTTTAAAGGTTGTCACACTGAAGGTTATTTGCCGGGTGGTCTGAATGTGAAAAGACGTGGTGCCGGTTTGAATAAAAAATTATTGCAGCAGAAATCTTATACTGATTTTCAGGAGTGGGTGGAAGCCATTCGCAGTGGTGGTAATGATTTTAAATACACACTCGATTGGGTAAGTTGTTTTGCATTGGCAGTGAATGAAGAGAATGCATCTTTCGGCAGAGTAGTAACAGCTCCAACTAATGGAGCCGCCGGTGTTATTCCTGCTGTATTGATGTATTATGTTTGTTTTTGTAATGGTGCCGATGAAGAAAAGATCATTCGTTTTTTATTAACTGCTTCTGAAGTAGGAAGCATCTTTAAAAAAGGTTCTACCATTTCTGCAGCAATGGGTGGCTGCCAGGCCGAGATTGGCGTGTCAAGTGCAATGGCTGCGGCTGCACTCACTGAATGTATGGGAGGTACACAGCGACAGGTGTTGATGGCGGCTGAAATTGCAATGGAACATCATCTTGGCTTAACCTGCGATCCTATTGCAGGATTGGTGCAGGTTCCATGCATTGAACGGAACACCATGGGTGCAATCAAAGCTATCACAGCCTCTCAACTTGCATTACAAAGTACACCCGATTTTGCAAAAGTATCATTAGATGCTGTGGTGAAAACCATGTGGGATACCGCAAAAGATATGAATCACAAATACAAAGAAACTGCCGAAGGCGGTTTAGCCATCAATATTCCAATTGCTCTTCCCGAGTGTTGA
- a CDS encoding FKBP-type peptidyl-prolyl cis-trans isomerase, which produces MKYVVGLLMAVAMLSACKKKNSEECPYSAENTSASAQEEAVVTNYIAANNITGTTELGTSGMYYVIDAQGNTNKPALCNTVVVKYKGQLANGTIFDQTTGTSTASFTLGSLIEGWNRGMQLVGEGGKIRLYIPSSLGYGAAGSFNPNTGLYTIPQNAMLIFDVEIVTVYK; this is translated from the coding sequence ATGAAGTATGTAGTTGGATTATTGATGGCAGTAGCTATGTTAAGTGCGTGTAAGAAAAAAAATAGTGAGGAGTGTCCTTACTCTGCTGAAAATACATCGGCATCGGCACAGGAAGAAGCTGTAGTGACAAATTATATTGCTGCAAATAACATAACAGGCACAACTGAGTTGGGAACTTCCGGTATGTACTATGTAATTGATGCGCAAGGAAACACTAATAAACCTGCGCTTTGCAATACCGTTGTTGTAAAATATAAGGGGCAGCTTGCAAATGGAACAATTTTCGATCAAACAACGGGAACATCAACAGCATCTTTTACTTTAGGTAGTTTAATTGAAGGATGGAACCGTGGTATGCAATTAGTAGGTGAGGGTGGCAAGATCAGGTTGTATATTCCCTCTTCATTGGGTTATGGTGCAGCGGGGTCGTTTAATCCGAATACCGGTTTATATACCATTCCTCAAAATGCTATGCTCATTTTTGATGTTGAAATTGTAACTGTTTATAAATAA
- a CDS encoding FeoB-associated Cys-rich membrane protein, producing MLSAQEKEFMQWWEQNRSREKRLLSQLTIGLPLGLAFGFPILLAVMFRGWYKNMPYVSGSQLTIILIAVLLVIVFYAIFKMRFKWEMNEQRYLELKQKLETEATLEEK from the coding sequence ATGCTGTCGGCACAGGAAAAAGAGTTTATGCAGTGGTGGGAGCAAAACCGTAGCAGGGAAAAGAGACTGTTGAGCCAACTTACAATAGGTTTGCCATTAGGTCTTGCATTTGGGTTCCCGATTTTGCTGGCAGTCATGTTCAGGGGCTGGTACAAAAACATGCCTTATGTATCAGGGTCACAGTTGACCATAATCCTGATCGCCGTTTTACTGGTGATCGTGTTCTACGCTATTTTCAAGATGCGTTTTAAATGGGAGATGAATGAGCAACGTTATCTTGAACTGAAGCAAAAATTAGAAACAGAGGCAACGTTAGAGGAAAAATGA
- a CDS encoding lysoplasmalogenase, which translates to MKQLAKIIFGIYALVVVLELLFIYFDQPQLRWFTKPLLMPLLMLGFYIASAKQSGTFFKLILVALLLSWAGDVLLQMKGMFIPGLVSFLLAHVFYIVYFLKTGKGQKGLIQLQPLIGIPVLIYILIFLWQLYPFLDALKIPVTVYGITIGTMLLSAINTKRKTSDNAAVLFLIGAILFVISDSLLAVNLFAMHDVVLSLCVMLTYAAAQYLIVKGALINNQPN; encoded by the coding sequence ATGAAGCAGCTGGCAAAAATCATCTTTGGCATCTATGCGTTGGTGGTTGTGCTTGAATTGCTATTCATTTATTTTGATCAACCGCAACTACGATGGTTTACCAAACCATTGCTGATGCCTTTGTTGATGCTGGGATTTTATATCGCATCTGCTAAACAGAGTGGAACATTCTTCAAACTTATACTTGTTGCGTTGTTACTTTCCTGGGCAGGCGATGTATTGCTTCAAATGAAAGGAATGTTTATACCCGGGTTGGTTTCGTTCCTGCTGGCGCATGTTTTCTACATTGTTTACTTTCTAAAAACAGGAAAAGGGCAGAAAGGATTAATACAATTACAACCATTGATCGGAATTCCCGTATTGATTTACATTCTCATTTTCCTTTGGCAGCTCTACCCTTTTCTTGATGCACTAAAAATACCGGTGACGGTTTATGGCATTACGATTGGGACCATGCTGCTGTCAGCGATCAATACAAAACGGAAGACCAGTGATAATGCAGCTGTATTATTTTTAATCGGGGCAATATTATTTGTTATTTCAGATTCGTTATTGGCTGTTAATTTATTTGCCATGCATGATGTTGTTTTAAGTTTATGTGTGATGCTTACCTATGCTGCTGCACAGTATCTGATTGTGAAGGGAGCATTGATCAATAACCAACCAAATTAA
- a CDS encoding alpha/beta hydrolase, giving the protein MASKTFSWKKFFIRIFIVLFTLAVIVFAAFKLSPWPSAMIIRNAFNRGGVTTNDALEKHVPKNITAILDEVYDAADKDAKLDVYYPSSLAANELLPVIVWIHGGGLISGDKAHIRNYCKILASYGYVTVSIDYSVAPEKKYPTPLKQTAAALAYLQKQANRFHIDTAHFILAGDSGGAHIASQTANIIYNSSYAKLIGIMPSLNPSQLAGQLLYCGPYDIDNVNTEGAFGGFMQTVLWAYSGSKNHKENELFKTASIINYIEAGYPPSFISAGNGDPLLSHSKALAEKLVTINAKVDTLFFPQDLQPALPHEYQFNLDTEAGKTALQQSLRFLNSLQMKFTL; this is encoded by the coding sequence ATGGCTTCAAAAACATTTAGCTGGAAAAAGTTTTTCATCCGCATATTTATTGTTCTCTTCACACTTGCAGTTATTGTATTTGCTGCGTTCAAATTATCGCCCTGGCCTTCAGCAATGATCATCCGCAACGCATTTAACAGAGGAGGCGTTACGACTAATGATGCATTAGAAAAACATGTACCAAAAAATATCACTGCAATTTTGGATGAAGTGTATGATGCTGCAGATAAAGATGCGAAACTAGATGTTTATTATCCTTCTTCTCTTGCAGCCAATGAATTATTACCCGTAATCGTATGGATTCATGGTGGCGGGCTTATCTCCGGCGATAAGGCGCACATCCGGAATTACTGTAAAATACTTGCATCATATGGCTATGTTACGGTATCGATTGATTATTCGGTTGCTCCCGAAAAAAAATACCCCACACCACTGAAACAAACTGCAGCGGCATTGGCTTATCTGCAAAAACAGGCCAACCGTTTTCATATTGACACGGCTCATTTTATTCTGGCGGGTGATTCAGGTGGCGCCCATATTGCTTCGCAAACAGCAAATATTATTTACAACAGCAGTTACGCAAAATTAATCGGCATTATGCCCTCATTAAATCCTTCACAGCTCGCAGGACAATTATTGTACTGCGGACCTTATGATATAGACAATGTAAACACAGAAGGTGCATTTGGTGGATTTATGCAGACTGTACTTTGGGCTTACAGCGGATCGAAAAATCACAAAGAAAATGAATTGTTCAAAACAGCTTCGATTATTAATTACATAGAAGCAGGTTATCCTCCAAGTTTTATTTCTGCAGGTAATGGCGATCCGCTATTGTCGCATTCAAAAGCATTGGCAGAAAAACTGGTAACGATCAATGCAAAGGTAGATACACTCTTTTTCCCGCAGGATTTACAACCTGCACTTCCGCATGAATATCAGTTTAACCTGGATACAGAAGCAGGGAAAACAGCATTGCAACAATCCTTACGTTTCCTCAACAGCCTGCAGATGAAATTTACTCTGTAA